A stretch of DNA from Lotus japonicus ecotype B-129 chromosome 4, LjGifu_v1.2:
AACCTAGTTACTTCAAGCTGCGACTTgccatgaattttcttcttcatactATTGAAGCTAGTGCAGTTTTTTATATACATCGACTCTTATGACCTTCGAACATAACACCTTCGCTGCCATTGAAAGCCTTATCATTGCAATAGACAAAAGCAATTATTTAACTCACCGTCAAGGTTTTAGAGTTACCAGAACGTGTATGGTGGTGAGAGAATGTTTGCTTATGCAGTGTAGAGATTGTGAATCTGAAGTGAGAATTTATAAGGCTGAATTTGCTTCACTTGAAAAGAACTGAAGCAATTCACATGGCTCAAAGCGAATTATGTAATTCGCTCAAGTCAAAGCGAGTTGTGTAATTCGCTTCATTTGAAAACAATTGCATGTAAGACGAGACATGATGTGACTCATGTGACTTATTTGCACGATTCCCTCAATTCTCCTTCACTCCAAGCAAATTGTGCAATTCACTCCACTCCAAGTGAATTGCTTTCTATACCCACATCACTTTCTCATGAGACCAAAACTGCCccataaaattatatattttttactaGTTTtagtgaatatatatttttcacattattaataaaaaacctACAACACACTATTTCAAATATTGAATATTATTTCCcgtcaaaaaaaatattgaatattattatggtacatcggaaagatgaATTGCACCAGCCAATGATTGACCCCTAGACCTCCTCACCCTAACTCATAAGTCTCCTACCTCTgatcacttgagctatcatttagATGAAAACTTTTGAATATtatattatgattattatgcatATTGCAAGACAATTAATAACAAATATATTTTgacaataaaaataatttaggcTCCGTGGTAATGCAATCCACTAAGTAcaatatcaatatttttttttgaaccaatacaataatttttttttttgaaatgaaactAATACAATATCAATCTTTcatatatttcaaattaaaaccTGTATTTCTATATATTTTATTGTAGGGGTGACAGATTTAATGATAAGAtatctcttttctctttttataaCTAATTATGTGATATCTTAGTTAAAATAAACCTCGATAACAATTGAAAAAGAGAATATGAACTTTTTGTAGCACAATTATCGCACGACAGTACTACATGTGCTTGCATTAAGCGATAAACGACTTGCTATGACATACATTCTACTTCAATAGGTGGTAATCGTACTCCTAACCTCATAATTAAAGGACAATTTGAGCTAACCTAATATCACACCTTATAGTTCAATCAGGatatttgtcaaaaaaaaagttaatgaaAATTTGGAATGCAAacttaaattttatttcataGCAAATAACCTCGTGCATTGCCCAATTAATCCTAATAATCTAAATTCCAAATAAGATAAAATATTCTATCCCtccatattttattttctatatcaATGAATTATATCTATTTGAGTTCcaatcataaaattttaaataaaagatcatctatatatcaattttatatttttttcaacttttagtTATTCATTTATTTGAATGATAACAGGATATTTCAGAAAGATAACATATGATtccataaaattaaataataatgaaattttatttggatttaacatataataatagttttTGAATGGATAACTTTTTTGATAAAGTATAACGTAGAAAATTtcctttaattaattaattaatgtacATTATCAAATagccttaaaaattaaaataataatgtgGTTTGATGAGAGTTTGGGatgaaaaatttaaattaagctTCTATAGCAAGTATgttatgtacccaaaaaaaatttccaGTAAATTTCTTGCGAATATGTTATATTGTGAGTAATTACGTAATTttataagtttaaactcaactTAAGtcctgtaaaaaaaattcaaatttagataaatatattttctttcttcaaatattatttacaatttaaataacATATGTTTATTTGTGATCCAGAACATAAtaatttttaagaaaataaccattaaatttgatttcattttaaatttattcttTTATTCAATTTGTTTATCTTATTTTGTTCGATAGGAATAggatgactttttttttaaggatatgatatattgatttaaaaaaatcatgtgATATATTTTGTTGAGATGTGATAACGAGATTCAAATTCTTTCTAAGAAATAAATATTATGATTATGAAATAgagattttgttgattttttttttatgaagatATAGAATTGAtctatttattgatttttttttgaaagtaatatATTTATTGATTGTCAAATAACAGATAGATTATAATTTACATTAATTATCTTATCataaagataaaaagaaatcaaatcaTATCAAATCAAAATCTTGTTATAATGAATAATGATGATTATCTTAaaggataaaaagaaaaatctaGAACCAATCAATCATCCCCACGCAACGCGATGCACCATAACAAAGCGTCACACCGTACACTCGCATAGCCCTATAAATAGATGCACTTTCACCTTCTTCTCACAACgcatcactctctctctctctgaaatCGAATCAgaaatctagggtttcgaattCTCTCTCTCCCTGTCATGGCTTCCTCACCACCCAAGAAGGTTACTCTGAAGAGTTCCGATGGCGAGGCTTTCGAGGTTGACGAGGTGGTGGCGTTGGAGTCTCAGACCATCAAGCACATGGTGGAGGACGATTGTGCCGACTCCGGAATCCCTCTTCCGAATGTCACCAGCAAGATCCTCGCTAGGGTGATCGAGTACTGCAAGAAGCATGTTGAGGCTTCCAGTTCCGGCGAGAAGCCTACCGAGGAGGAGCTTAAGCAATGGGACGCTGAATTCGTCAAGGTTGATCAGGCTACCCTCTTCGATCTCATCCTGGTTAGTTTCTTtcctcaattttttattttctttcggAATTTTGTTTTTCGATTGGTGGGTATGTGTTGTTTTCACTGGGGGTTAGGGTTTTTGAGATTTGGGATTTTGGTATGTGTTTGATCCTCTGATTTAATTTGTTTTCTGTGATAGTTCTTGTGATTGTATA
This window harbors:
- the LOC130714204 gene encoding SKP1-like protein 1A — its product is MASSPPKKVTLKSSDGEAFEVDEVVALESQTIKHMVEDDCADSGIPLPNVTSKILARVIEYCKKHVEASSSGEKPTEEELKQWDAEFVKVDQATLFDLILAANYLNIKSLLDLTCQTVADMIKGKTPEEIRKTFNIKNDFTPEEEEEVRRENQWAFE